One genomic window of Aethina tumida isolate Nest 87 chromosome 3, icAetTumi1.1, whole genome shotgun sequence includes the following:
- the LOC109594930 gene encoding leucine-rich repeat-containing protein 15-like codes for MLPTVLVFTTLLASVFTEISFLNVEVKGYTLGVEKFKRRLKNAKSISEYLPELEVDKISIVGQNVGVLYEQSLSNLDALDELVIEESNVREIKAGAIRNVPNLRVVSFKKNKLDEIKSGVFNNLTISTLDLSENQISKIDGDAFDNMEELLVINLGYNMIRKINNDWFKNTPNLMYIKLYRNHIEEIPTSAFKNLGGNKQADYLNTSLSITLDHNNIKKIHPGAFKELSRLDSLWLHDNILNHIDENTFHPLQIKKLTLENNGIQCLEGDLDKILPAEEVKIDPNPLICKCMRRIKAWAEERKMKMDFFWIESDCILKDIDSRVRRLESLKF; via the coding sequence ATGTTGCCAACTGTATTGGTTTTCACCACCTTATTAGCTTCGGTGTTCACTGAAATTAGTTTTCTAAACGTTGAAGTGAAGGGTTACACCTTGGGCGTTGAGAAATTTAAGAGACGCTTGAAGAACGCTAAAAGTATCTCGGAGTATTTGCCCGAACTTGAAGTCGATAAAATATCAATCGTGGGACAAAATGTCGGTGTCCTGTACGAACAATCTCTTTCAAACCTGGACGCCTTGGACGAGCTTGTGATAGAAGAAAGTAATGTTCGGGAAATAAAAGCAGGTGCGATAAGAAATGTGCCCAATTTGAGAGTTGTATCattcaagaaaaataaactagatgaaattaaaagtggagttttcaacaacctAACAATTTCTACGCTTGATTTGAGTGAAAatcaaatatctaaaattgacGGAGATGCTTTTGATAACATGGAAGAGCTACTAGTGATTAATTTGGGATATAACATGATtcgcaaaattaataatgattggTTTAAGAACACACCAAATTTAATGTACATCAAATTATATCGCAATCACATTGAAGAAATACCCACGAgtgcttttaaaaatttgggagGTAATAAACAggctgattatttaaatacctcCTTAAGTATTACATTGGatcataacaatattaaaaaaatccatcCTGGAGCTTTTAAGGAATTATCTCGTTTAGACTCATTATGGTTACACGATAATATTCTGAACCACATAGACGAGAATACATTTCATCcattacagattaaaaaacTTACTCTGGAAAACAACGGCATTCAGTGTTTAGAAGGAGAtcttgataaaattttgccaGCTGAAGAAGTGAAGATTGATCCAAATCCTTTAATATGCAAGTGTATGAGACGCATAAAGGCTTGGGCTGAAGaacgaaaaatgaaaatggacTTCTTCTGGATTGAAAGTGACTGTATCCTAAAAGATATCGATTCTAGAGTAAGAAGATTGGAatccttaaaattttag
- the LOC126265107 gene encoding leucine-rich repeat-containing protein 15-like, with translation MLSAIVILATLLGSVFSELSFISFEDIEVKGYSRNTEKFKIRIKDAESISEHLPTVDIDKLTIIGQNLSILYPRSLSNMETLRILLVDFSDIFHIFPGAIRNVPNLKFLSFGNNRIEHIPRGLFNNLRIQVLDLSKNAIYKIDGDAFDNMPELAKIDLSYNMIRKIDNSWFMNTPKLVWLELNRNYIEEIPVSAFKNIANNSNEDYLPSINLGYNNIKKIYPGAFKELSHVNFMELNNNLIKHIDEKTFYPLHINILSLRHNRIRSLKGKLNIILPAETISLENNLFSCQHMMKLNEWARNQKIGWKSLLSLECLMNFSK, from the exons atgCTGTCTGCAATTGTAATATTAGCAACTCTATTAGGTTCAGTGTTCTCTGAATTGAGTTTCATTAGTTTTGAAGATATTGAAGTGAAAGGATATTCCCGAAATACTGAAAAGTTTAAGATAAGGATAAAGGATGCGGAAAGTATCTCAGAACATTTACCAACTGTTGATATAGACAAGTTGACTATCATCGGACAAAATCTTTCCATACTGTACCCAAGATCATTGTCCAATATGGAAACTTTACGCATACTTTTGGTTGATTTCAgtgatatatttcatatttttcccG GTGCGATACGAAATGTGCccaacttgaaatttttatcgtTCGGAAACAATAGGATAGAACATATTCCAAGAGgactttttaataacttgaGAATTCAAGTGCTGGACTTAAGCAAAAACgcaatatacaaaattgatgGTGATGCTTTTGATAACATGCCGGAGTTAGCTAAAATTGATCTAAGTTATAACATGATACGGAAAATTGACAATAGTTGGTTCATGAACACACCTAAGTTAGTATGGCTGGAATTAAATCGTAATTATATTGAAGAGATTCCTGTTAGtgcgtttaaaaatattgcaaataaCAGTAATGAGGATTATTTACCAAGTATAAATTTGGGTTataacaatatcaaaaaaatatatcccgGAGCTTTTAAAGAATTGTCCCACGTGAATTTTATGGAACTTAATAACAACTTGATAAAACACATTGACGAAAAAACATTCTACCCATTGCATATAAACATACTGTCTTTAAGGCATAATAGAATTCGCAGCTTAAAAGgaaaacttaatataattttaccagCCGAAACCATATCTTTGGAAAACAATCTCTTCAGTTGTCAACACATGATGAAGTTGAACGAATGGGCACGCAATCAAAAAATAGGTTGGAAGAGTTTACTTTCTTTAGaatgtttaatgaatttttcaaagTAG